One genomic segment of Culturomica massiliensis includes these proteins:
- a CDS encoding FimB/Mfa2 family fimbrial subunit yields MRKLVQLFVLIPLLAAGLLSCNKEEEVVKDRGTGNVKMSFGFSENPEGRAVTASGKKPTTSWKDNVKDLIVLFVNPAGVVVDARSVTPPTGADIGEKTVSLKNVPATANCDIYVIANSGQAANINRPDWNVTTAKGRLADDLLMQLVKTTKPTELGAGEGFLPPAEIFMATQKVTIAPDTDNNIMTPFRLTRAVSLIRVRLILKGDNATKIKFTTQNDASIFLRRINPSVNVENTYTAISGGGNDGVYVNLPFLDTEPAAGYTGTGDILDAANGVTLYRDFICFPGGSATVGAQKFDITIKGTTKDNTYVPAGADAPLGANRPVYWSGAISQAIGANNILDVVVTVQSHGDSTPPDEPGSYGNLSIKVNLVEWGNVTMTELPV; encoded by the coding sequence ATGAGAAAATTAGTGCAATTATTCGTTTTAATACCCTTGTTAGCTGCGGGCTTATTGTCCTGTAACAAGGAGGAAGAAGTAGTGAAAGACCGGGGTACCGGTAATGTGAAAATGTCTTTCGGCTTTTCAGAAAATCCGGAAGGCCGTGCCGTGACAGCTTCCGGTAAGAAACCAACGACAAGCTGGAAAGACAATGTGAAGGATCTGATCGTCTTATTTGTTAATCCCGCTGGGGTGGTGGTGGATGCCCGTTCGGTTACTCCGCCTACAGGTGCAGATATAGGTGAAAAAACCGTGAGTTTGAAAAATGTTCCGGCTACTGCCAATTGTGATATATATGTCATTGCCAATTCCGGGCAGGCAGCTAATATCAATCGTCCGGACTGGAATGTGACGACAGCCAAAGGTCGCTTGGCGGATGATTTGCTGATGCAATTGGTGAAAACAACTAAACCTACCGAACTGGGTGCTGGAGAGGGATTTCTTCCTCCTGCTGAAATTTTTATGGCCACTCAGAAGGTAACGATTGCCCCCGATACAGACAATAATATCATGACACCGTTTCGGCTGACCCGTGCTGTTTCCCTGATCCGGGTGCGCCTCATATTGAAGGGGGACAATGCGACTAAAATTAAATTTACGACCCAGAATGATGCATCGATCTTTTTGCGTCGGATAAATCCTTCTGTCAATGTAGAGAATACTTATACGGCCATTTCCGGAGGCGGCAATGACGGAGTTTATGTAAACCTTCCTTTCTTAGATACAGAGCCCGCTGCCGGATATACCGGAACGGGAGATATTCTGGATGCCGCTAACGGTGTGACTCTTTATCGGGATTTTATTTGCTTTCCGGGAGGTTCTGCAACCGTGGGAGCCCAGAAATTCGATATTACGATTAAAGGTACGACCAAAGATAATACTTATGTTCCTGCCGGTGCGGATGCACCATTGGGGGCAAATCGTCCTGTATACTGGAGTGGTGCGATCAGCCAGGCTATCGGGGCTAACAACATTCTGGATGTTGTCGTTACGGTTCAGAGCCATGGAGATAGCACTCCGCCGGATGAACCGGGTTCTTACGGAAACCTTAGTATCAAGGTAAATTTGGTAGAGTGGGGTAATGTGACGATGACGGAATTACCTGTTTAA
- a CDS encoding helix-turn-helix domain-containing protein: MGEILLNKLLYVNEHQSCKNYQVEIDTGFKYLEVPPGTHVYEPKLQYNNVVILIEGECIISCNQYDNRKISSSEMVLLPRGALVDAYTQKDCKLLLFSFGMVRNVCDVNMLQSYYDLCNDVHYDFTPLEIRHPLNEFIDLLVFCLKSGMNCAHLHEIKHKEFFLYLRGFYTKEEIVQLFFPIMGKKLKFKDMVLKNYTKAENVEELIELLKMSKNAFYAKFSKEFGMSPRQWMLKQIRHQVFIKAAIPNITIKELMDLFNFDSPVQFNRFCMREFNCTPGELIKQQQEVSH; this comes from the coding sequence ATGGGGGAAATCTTATTAAACAAATTACTTTACGTAAACGAACACCAAAGTTGTAAAAATTACCAGGTAGAAATCGACACCGGATTCAAATACCTGGAAGTTCCACCCGGCACGCACGTATATGAACCCAAACTGCAATACAACAACGTCGTCATTCTCATTGAAGGTGAATGCATTATCAGTTGCAATCAGTATGACAACCGTAAAATCTCCTCTTCGGAAATGGTGCTTTTACCCAGGGGAGCTTTGGTTGACGCTTATACCCAAAAAGACTGTAAGCTGCTGTTATTCAGCTTCGGAATGGTACGAAACGTATGCGACGTCAATATGCTGCAATCCTATTATGATTTATGCAACGATGTTCACTATGATTTCACGCCTTTGGAAATCAGACATCCGCTCAACGAGTTTATCGACCTGCTGGTGTTCTGCCTGAAAAGCGGAATGAACTGCGCTCATTTACACGAGATTAAACACAAGGAATTCTTTCTGTATCTGCGTGGATTTTATACAAAAGAAGAAATTGTACAATTGTTTTTTCCCATCATGGGGAAAAAATTGAAGTTTAAAGATATGGTTTTGAAAAACTATACCAAGGCGGAAAATGTGGAGGAATTAATCGAACTTTTAAAGATGAGTAAGAACGCATTTTATGCAAAATTCTCAAAAGAGTTCGGAATGTCGCCCAGGCAATGGATGCTGAAACAAATCCGGCACCAGGTATTTATAAAAGCTGCGATCCCGAACATCACAATCAAGGAACTGATGGACCTGTTTAATTTCGACTCTCCTGTACAATTTAACCGGTTTTGTATGCGCGAATTTAATTGTACTCCGGGAGAGTTAATCAAACAGCAACAGGAAGTTAGTCACTAA